In a genomic window of Methylomagnum ishizawai:
- a CDS encoding 2Fe-2S iron-sulfur cluster-binding protein, translating to MANVTFSSPAMKKDLTVYATAGDCQTLLAVARKNNVPIHFECENGECGSCAVEVSVLSNAEPMGMHLTEKEKTVLRLAGKITQEQIKEAEVKDLPPPWRLACQFIVRNEDILVRF from the coding sequence ATGGCCAATGTGACTTTCAGTTCCCCGGCGATGAAAAAAGACCTCACGGTCTATGCCACCGCCGGCGATTGCCAGACCTTGCTAGCCGTCGCCCGCAAGAACAACGTCCCCATCCATTTCGAATGCGAAAACGGGGAATGCGGTTCCTGCGCGGTCGAGGTCAGCGTGCTCTCTAATGCGGAACCCATGGGGATGCATTTGACGGAGAAGGAGAAAACAGTGTTGCGGTTGGCCGGTAAGATCACCCAAGAGCAAATCAAGGAAGCGGAAGTGAAAGACCTCCCGCCGCCTTGGCGCTTGGCTTGCCAGTTCATCGTGCGTAACGAAGACATCCTGGTCCGCTTCTAA
- the trhA gene encoding PAQR family membrane homeostasis protein TrhA, whose product MEKAERFNTLSHLVGAVAACGGLVVLDMLAVRQGDIWKIVSFSIYGLTMILVYTFSTLYHGLQGELKRMFAKLDHQSIYLFIAGTYTPVALVTLRGVLGWLIFSAVWGLAVLGIALEIWSRGGSRVFSVVIYLVMGWMILIALDPLLEAIPFEGFVWLISGGLFYTVGVAFYALDHKVDYFHNIWHIFVLAGSISHYFAILFYVA is encoded by the coding sequence ATGGAAAAAGCGGAACGATTCAATACGCTGAGCCATCTAGTGGGCGCGGTGGCGGCCTGTGGCGGCTTGGTGGTATTGGATATGCTCGCCGTGCGTCAAGGCGATATATGGAAAATTGTCAGCTTCAGTATCTATGGGCTGACCATGATCTTGGTTTACACGTTTTCAACGCTTTATCACGGCTTACAAGGCGAATTAAAGAGGATGTTCGCCAAACTCGACCATCAGTCCATCTACCTTTTCATCGCCGGTACTTATACCCCGGTCGCCCTGGTCACGCTACGCGGGGTTTTGGGCTGGTTGATATTCAGCGCCGTCTGGGGCTTGGCGGTTCTGGGAATCGCGCTGGAGATATGGTCGCGGGGCGGGAGCCGGGTGTTTTCCGTGGTGATTTATCTCGTCATGGGTTGGATGATCCTGATCGCGCTCGATCCTTTGTTGGAGGCCATACCTTTCGAGGGCTTTGTTTGGCTGATTTCAGGCGGCTTATTCTATACCGTGGGCGTCGCGTTCTACGCGCTAGATCATAAGGTGGATTATTTCCACAATATATGGCATATTTTCGTGCTGGCGGGCAGTATCAGCCACTATTTCGCAATATTGTTTTATGTCGCTTGA
- a CDS encoding AI-2E family transporter → MNRWMGLAVALGLALGCLLVLRPFLTAILWSVILVFATWPVYRRVEAAVAGRRNWASGLMILAVVVVLIVPLALLGASLAADVASLVEMAQGLLSEGPPTPPEWVAKLPLLGPWLHGRWQGMAGSGTQLTAALAKYLAPLRDWALSGAANLGVNLLHLTLSLFIAVFLYPAGGALYIRLRSLCGQIGGRRALDLLRVAEETIKGVVYGIMGTALIQGVLVGLGLWVAGVPRVLLLGALAFIMALMPFGPALVWGPAAAWLLHQGETGWGLFLALWGLLVVGLVDNVLKPYFIGKESRLPFILVFLGTLGGAMAFGFLGLFLGPTLLAMAYTAFQAWSPPKTGPDLGGHDTPEGSG, encoded by the coding sequence ATGAATCGATGGATGGGCCTGGCCGTGGCGCTCGGGTTGGCCCTGGGTTGCTTGCTGGTGTTGCGCCCGTTCCTGACCGCGATCCTGTGGTCGGTCATCCTGGTGTTCGCCACCTGGCCGGTTTATCGGAGGGTCGAGGCGGCGGTCGCGGGCCGGAGGAACTGGGCCAGCGGGCTGATGATCCTGGCCGTGGTCGTCGTCTTGATCGTACCCCTGGCGCTGCTGGGTGCCAGTCTGGCGGCGGACGTGGCTTCGCTCGTCGAGATGGCACAAGGGCTGCTCAGCGAGGGTCCGCCGACCCCGCCGGAATGGGTGGCCAAGCTGCCGTTGTTGGGGCCTTGGCTGCATGGCCGCTGGCAAGGGATGGCGGGAAGCGGGACCCAACTGACCGCAGCGCTCGCCAAGTATCTTGCGCCCCTGCGGGACTGGGCGCTCAGCGGCGCGGCCAACCTGGGGGTCAACCTCCTGCACCTGACCCTGAGCCTGTTCATCGCCGTCTTCCTCTATCCCGCCGGGGGCGCGCTGTATATCCGGCTGAGGTCCCTGTGCGGCCAAATCGGCGGTCGGCGGGCACTGGACCTGCTCCGGGTGGCCGAGGAAACCATCAAGGGGGTGGTTTACGGCATCATGGGCACCGCGCTGATCCAAGGCGTCCTGGTCGGACTCGGCCTGTGGGTGGCGGGGGTGCCCCGCGTCCTGCTGCTGGGCGCGTTGGCGTTCATCATGGCGCTGATGCCTTTCGGACCCGCCTTGGTCTGGGGACCGGCGGCGGCGTGGCTATTGCACCAGGGCGAAACGGGATGGGGACTGTTCCTCGCGCTCTGGGGGCTGCTGGTCGTGGGGCTCGTCGATAATGTCCTCAAGCCCTATTTCATCGGCAAGGAAAGCCGCCTGCCCTTCATCCTGGTGTTCCTGGGAACCCTCGGCGGGGCGATGGCTTTCGGCTTCCTGGGCCTTTTCCTGGGACCGACCCTGCTGGCCATGGCGTACACCGCCTTCCAGGCCTGGAGTCCCCCGAAAACCGGACCGGACCTGGGCGGACACGATACCCCGGAGGGCAGCGGATAA
- a CDS encoding PqqD family protein has protein sequence MSTTQSFRLNQPFVVSDLIDGEAVIMNLKSGNYYSTRHTGALVWIWLEQGRNPGAMAADLAGIYGGEAANYSRDLAAFIESVVAQGLIVPTETVAAASHGMGAEPPTPPKSYKPPVLEVYADMQDLLLLDPIHDIDEVGWPVAKPTRPAAP, from the coding sequence ATGTCAACAACCCAGTCGTTCCGGCTCAACCAACCCTTTGTCGTTAGCGATTTGATCGACGGCGAGGCCGTGATCATGAACCTCAAATCCGGCAACTATTACAGTACCCGGCACACCGGGGCCCTGGTTTGGATTTGGCTGGAGCAGGGACGGAACCCAGGGGCTATGGCCGCCGACTTGGCCGGAATATACGGCGGTGAAGCCGCGAATTATTCGCGCGATCTGGCCGCTTTCATCGAGAGCGTGGTTGCACAAGGCTTGATCGTACCTACAGAAACGGTGGCGGCGGCCAGCCACGGGATGGGCGCGGAGCCCCCGACCCCACCCAAATCCTATAAGCCTCCAGTGCTGGAGGTTTACGCCGACATGCAGGACCTGCTGCTACTCGACCCCATCCACGATATCGACGAAGTCGGCTGGCCGGTCGCCAAACCCACCCGTCCCGCCGCGCCCTAA
- a CDS encoding glycosyltransferase, which translates to MATPSCPAPAQGADGTPAVSVILIVREGARFIAEALASVHQSVLRPAEIIVVDGGSRDATVAIAETFPLVRVWRQTTTGIANAYNEGIPQAKGRYLAFISHDDLWMPDKLARQIAYLENHPETDAVLCHVEHFLEDGAECPPGFRPELLGAARPGWIMEALVTRPEVFTRVGGFDPGFAVSEDSDWFARALDGGVKVAVLPEPLVRKRVYGGNATLAGTQTNPLLLRALRRSIQRKRGKADHD; encoded by the coding sequence ATGGCCACTCCATCTTGCCCGGCGCCCGCCCAGGGCGCGGACGGAACGCCTGCCGTCAGTGTCATCCTCATCGTCCGCGAGGGTGCCCGGTTTATCGCGGAAGCGCTGGCAAGCGTCCACCAATCCGTCCTGCGGCCCGCTGAAATCATCGTGGTCGATGGCGGTTCCCGCGACGCCACCGTCGCCATCGCCGAAACCTTCCCGCTCGTGCGGGTCTGGCGGCAAACGACGACGGGCATCGCCAACGCCTACAACGAAGGCATCCCGCAAGCCAAGGGCCGATACCTGGCGTTCATCTCCCATGACGACCTCTGGATGCCCGACAAGCTAGCGCGGCAAATCGCCTATTTGGAAAACCATCCCGAGACCGACGCCGTCCTCTGCCACGTGGAACATTTCCTTGAGGACGGGGCGGAATGCCCGCCGGGTTTCCGTCCGGAACTCCTGGGGGCGGCCCGTCCTGGGTGGATCATGGAGGCGCTGGTGACACGGCCCGAGGTTTTTACGCGGGTCGGCGGCTTCGACCCCGGTTTTGCCGTCAGCGAGGACAGCGACTGGTTCGCCCGCGCCCTGGATGGCGGGGTGAAAGTGGCGGTATTGCCCGAACCGTTGGTGCGTAAGCGGGTGTATGGCGGCAATGCCACCTTGGCCGGTACGCAAACCAACCCCCTCCTGCTGCGGGCCTTGCGCCGTTCCATCCAACGTAAGCGGGGGAAGGCCGATCATGACTGA
- a CDS encoding glycosyltransferase family 2 protein: MTEATLKVSVIVPCHNAATYLKAALDSLLAQRPTPWEVIVVDDGSTDGGAAIAEAYGPPVRCFRQENQGIAATRNQGLRLANGDLIAFLDADDLWSANSLGLRLGKLAENPHWDGVYGGVEAFASPELSEEDRLCLQVPAGIQAGRLAGALLLKREVFERVGGFDTGFAVGETLDWIARAEEQGIVMGRVEGVVLRRRIHGTNTVRQTQRLQADYLRLLRAALARRRAAQDTHPEEPAA, encoded by the coding sequence ATGACTGAAGCCACGCTCAAGGTCAGTGTCATCGTGCCCTGCCATAACGCGGCCACCTATCTCAAGGCGGCCTTGGACAGCCTGTTGGCGCAACGGCCCACCCCATGGGAGGTGATCGTCGTCGATGATGGTTCCACCGACGGCGGCGCGGCCATCGCCGAAGCCTATGGCCCGCCCGTGCGCTGCTTCCGCCAAGAAAACCAAGGCATCGCCGCGACCCGCAACCAAGGCTTGCGCCTCGCCAACGGCGACCTGATCGCCTTCCTCGACGCCGACGACCTGTGGTCGGCCAACAGCCTCGGCCTGCGCCTTGGCAAACTCGCCGAAAACCCCCACTGGGACGGCGTGTATGGCGGGGTGGAAGCCTTCGCCAGCCCGGAGTTGTCCGAGGAAGATCGCCTGTGCCTGCAAGTGCCCGCCGGAATCCAGGCCGGACGCTTGGCCGGAGCCTTGCTGTTGAAACGGGAGGTATTCGAGCGGGTGGGCGGGTTCGACACGGGATTCGCCGTGGGCGAGACCCTGGATTGGATCGCCCGCGCCGAGGAGCAGGGGATTGTGATGGGGCGGGTGGAGGGCGTGGTGTTGCGCCGCCGCATACACGGCACCAACACGGTCAGGCAAACCCAGCGCCTGCAAGCGGATTATCTACGCCTATTGCGGGCCGCGCTGGCACGCCGCCGGGCCGCGCAAGACACCCATCCCGAGGAGCCAGCGGCATGA
- a CDS encoding nucleotidyltransferase family protein gives MREHTLHPGKLWPSLDQERLLKAALLDGDDAVRAFRAWRAGVDLEGELGYPILRLLPLVYHNLQRLGVDDPLMGRLKGVYRRFWCENQTLFFAMRPVLQRLHETGVDLALLKGAPFVLGYYRHHALRPMADFDLALPLAQMPQTLAVLREAGWTQHTEASADGYRYFHALLCHHGNLQLDLHYHFLRECVGPAADRWFWSDMEPVDFDGLRCLQLAPTALLFHTILHGVRWNQEPPIRWIPDALAILRQRGGEVDWERLLDFADSQRLTHRLALGLGYLTEHFAVELPAAVHHRLERHRPRLLERIANTVVLGDISRLYAHPVAKQWVLFAEYCALAEDTRPFPLIRDFSHYLRYRWQLRGRLEIFPTICRGLARRLGWSR, from the coding sequence ATGAGGGAACACACCCTACATCCCGGCAAGCTCTGGCCCAGCCTGGACCAGGAACGCCTGCTGAAAGCCGCCCTGCTCGATGGGGACGACGCGGTACGGGCGTTCCGGGCATGGCGGGCAGGCGTCGATCTGGAGGGGGAGTTGGGCTATCCGATCCTGCGCCTGCTGCCCTTGGTCTACCACAATCTCCAGCGCCTGGGGGTGGACGATCCCTTGATGGGTCGGCTCAAGGGCGTCTACCGGCGCTTTTGGTGCGAAAACCAGACGCTGTTTTTCGCCATGCGCCCCGTGCTTCAGCGCCTCCACGAAACCGGCGTCGATCTTGCGCTGCTCAAAGGCGCGCCTTTCGTTCTAGGCTATTACCGCCATCACGCACTCAGGCCGATGGCGGATTTCGACCTCGCGCTGCCCCTCGCACAGATGCCGCAGACCTTGGCGGTGCTGAGGGAAGCCGGCTGGACCCAGCACACGGAGGCATCGGCGGACGGGTACCGGTATTTCCATGCCCTGCTGTGCCATCACGGCAACCTGCAATTGGACCTGCACTACCATTTCCTGCGCGAATGCGTCGGCCCTGCCGCCGACCGCTGGTTCTGGTCCGACATGGAGCCGGTGGACTTCGACGGACTGCGGTGTCTGCAACTGGCACCGACCGCCTTGCTGTTCCACACTATCCTGCACGGGGTGCGCTGGAACCAAGAGCCGCCGATCCGTTGGATACCCGACGCCCTGGCGATCTTGCGCCAGCGCGGCGGCGAAGTGGATTGGGAACGCCTGCTCGACTTCGCCGACTCGCAACGGCTGACCCACCGGCTGGCCTTGGGCCTCGGCTACCTCACGGAGCATTTCGCCGTCGAGTTGCCCGCCGCCGTCCACCACCGCCTGGAGCGCCACCGCCCCCGGCTTTTGGAGCGCATCGCCAACACGGTCGTGCTGGGCGATATTAGCCGCCTGTATGCCCATCCCGTGGCCAAGCAATGGGTGCTGTTCGCCGAGTATTGCGCCCTGGCCGAGGACACCCGGCCCTTCCCTCTCATCCGGGACTTTTCCCATTACCTGCGGTACCGCTGGCAATTACGGGGCCGCCTGGAAATCTTCCCAACCATCTGCCGGGGACTCGCGCGCCGCCTGGGTTGGTCCCGATGA